From a single Candidatus Zixiibacteriota bacterium genomic region:
- the motA gene encoding flagellar motor stator protein MotA has translation MFIIIGAIVVLGGIIGGFTWEGGQILALNQPAELVIIAGAALGSLLIATPLSVIKNILKQISGVFSGGLTKKDYLDLLVMMYEIFNVARRDGLVGLENHVEHPHESEIFKRYPHFLKNHHAVAFFADTMRVIISGSVQPHDLEDLMEADIETLHEDESRAPKALSTVADSLPGLGIVAAVLGVVITMAALDGPPSEIGHKVAAALVGTFLGILGCYGFVGPLATSMNHRTSEDKQYLTCMKHALLSFHKGVAGVIAVEFARRSLFAEVRPEFLELEKACNEAKRR, from the coding sequence ATGTTCATTATCATTGGGGCCATTGTCGTTCTGGGGGGTATTATCGGCGGCTTCACATGGGAGGGGGGACAGATACTGGCCCTCAATCAACCCGCCGAGCTCGTCATCATTGCCGGCGCTGCGCTTGGTTCACTCCTCATCGCCACGCCACTGTCGGTCATCAAGAACATTCTGAAACAGATCTCCGGCGTGTTCAGTGGGGGCCTGACCAAAAAGGATTACCTCGACCTGCTGGTCATGATGTACGAGATCTTCAACGTGGCGCGCCGCGATGGTCTGGTAGGCCTCGAAAATCACGTCGAGCACCCGCACGAGAGCGAGATATTCAAGCGGTACCCACACTTTCTGAAAAACCACCACGCCGTCGCCTTCTTTGCCGACACCATGCGTGTCATTATCTCTGGTTCAGTGCAGCCGCATGATCTGGAAGATCTGATGGAGGCCGACATCGAGACGCTTCACGAAGACGAATCGCGGGCACCTAAAGCGTTGTCCACGGTCGCCGATTCACTTCCGGGTCTGGGAATCGTGGCGGCGGTGCTGGGTGTGGTGATCACGATGGCGGCTCTCGATGGTCCGCCGTCGGAAATCGGCCACAAAGTCGCCGCGGCACTGGTGGGGACATTCCTCGGCATTCTGGGTTGCTACGGTTTTGTCGGACCGCTGGCCACGAGCATGAACCACCGAACGAGTGAGGACAAGCAGTATCTCACCTGCATGAAACACGCACTGCTGTCGTTTCATAAGGGAGTCGCGGGCGTGATTGCAGTCGAGTTCGCCCGCCGCTCGTTGTTTGCCGAGGTTCGCCCGGAATTTCTCGAGCTTGAAAAGGCCTGCAACGAGGCCAAGCGCCGGTAA
- a CDS encoding flagellar motor protein MotB, with protein sequence MAEETTQPIIIRRKKGGHGDHHGGAWKVAFADFMTAMMAFFLVMWLVGQKQEVKEAVAGYFRDPGKYLKEGSAGMLQGTSSAISASDPTIGLINNPMKKDNSTPPPSETEKAALAAVGQNIMRELEKEEAFSRLKKNVKIQMTAEGLRIILNESEDSPAFFEPGSAKLLQQSAIILITIARELGRLRNHLVMEGHTDASVGGEQTVSNWELSSDRANSARELMEVSGLYDGQVREIRGYADKFPMFESNPADPRNRRVTILVLYESRERQFDQLELGAEFVPENNG encoded by the coding sequence ATGGCCGAAGAAACCACCCAGCCGATCATCATCCGTCGCAAAAAGGGAGGGCACGGCGATCACCACGGCGGTGCATGGAAAGTTGCGTTCGCCGATTTTATGACGGCGATGATGGCGTTCTTTCTGGTCATGTGGCTGGTGGGACAAAAGCAGGAAGTGAAAGAAGCGGTCGCCGGCTATTTTCGTGACCCCGGCAAATACCTTAAAGAGGGAAGCGCCGGGATGCTTCAGGGGACCTCCAGCGCCATTAGCGCCAGCGATCCGACGATCGGTCTTATCAATAACCCAATGAAAAAAGACAACTCGACTCCGCCGCCAAGTGAGACCGAGAAAGCGGCCCTGGCCGCGGTCGGTCAGAATATCATGCGGGAGCTTGAGAAAGAAGAGGCGTTCAGCCGCCTGAAGAAAAACGTCAAGATACAGATGACAGCCGAAGGACTGCGGATAATCTTGAACGAATCCGAGGATTCCCCGGCTTTCTTCGAGCCCGGCTCTGCCAAGCTTCTGCAGCAGAGCGCTATCATTCTGATCACCATAGCCAGGGAACTGGGCAGGCTTAGGAACCACCTGGTGATGGAAGGGCACACCGATGCCTCAGTCGGCGGCGAGCAGACTGTCTCCAACTGGGAGCTGTCGTCCGACCGGGCCAACTCCGCGCGCGAATTGATGGAGGTCTCCGGCTTGTACGATGGCCAAGTGCGGGAAATACGCGGCTATGCGGACAAGTTCCCGATGTTCGAATCAAACCCGGCCGACCCACGCAACCGCCGGGTGACAATCCTTGTCCTGTATGAATCGCGCGAACGCCAGTTCGACCAGCTTGAGCTCGGCGCCGAGTTTGTCCCGGAAAATAACGGGTAA